DNA sequence from the Tenacibaculum mesophilum genome:
ATCGATTTTAGGTGTAACTTCTTAGTTGTTACCATAGGAAACCCTTCACTTAAATCAAATCGCATTTGATATCCAAAAACACTTTTAGTTCCTGTTCCTGTTCTATCTCCTTTCTCGTTTCCGTTTTCTAAAACGTGTTTTACTAAATCGTGATACTGCTTCATCCTTCTGCTTTTAATCGTTAAAATTCTTGAACTGTTTAACAACGTAAAAATAAAAAAGCATCTACAAAAAATGTAGATGCTTTTAAAATTATATTAATAAGTTATCAACTATAACTATGCCCAAACGCAAGTTCCGTTACTTTGACAGTAACCGTAGTCACAAAACTCTTGACCATTTGCAAATCTTGTACAACACATGCGTGTACCTTTACAATAGGTATAACGACCTCCGCTAACTTGGTTTTGCTCATTTTTTGATAACACTTTAATTCCTTTTAAACTTTTAAGTTTATTCATGATAGATTTAATTTGGGGGTTAATATTGGTATAAATATATCAAAAAAAAAGAATAAACAAAACTATTGTATTAAAAAACAACCAATTACCTATAACCTTTTATTTTTATCCTATAATCATCCCTGCTATGGTTGCAGACATTAGCGAAGCAATTGTACCTCCAACTAGGGCTTTCATTCCAAACTCAGATAAATTTTTACGTTGACCTGGTGCTAAAGAACCTATTCCTCCTATTTGAATTCCTATAGAAGCAAAATTGGCAAAACCGCACAACATATACGTAGCCATAATTACTGACTTGTTATAGGTTAAATGTGTAGCGCTTGCTGCATTTTTTAAATCAGCTAACTGGATATATCCTACAAACTCACTTGCAGCTAATTTAATACCTAATAGCTGTCCCATTAATGCCATATCTTCTTTAGCAACACCAATTAACCACATTAAAGGAGCGAAAGCATAACCTAAAATAAATTCTAATGACAATGCTTCATAAGGTGTAGTTCCTTCAATTAATTTATTCAAGGAAGTAAATTTCCAATCAAAATATTCAATTCCATCAAAACCTCCTATACTTCCTAAAATACCATTTATCATGGCTATAAAAGCAATAAAAACTAATAACATAGCTGCAACATTCATTGCCAATTGTAAGCCTTCAGTTGTTCCATTAGCTATAGCATCTAAAATATTTGAACCAATTTTTTCTGATGAAACTTGTACATCTGTATTTACTTCTTCAGTTTGTGGGTATAATATCTTGGAAATGATAATAGCTCCTGGTGCTGCCATTACAGATGCTGCTAATAGGTGTTTTGCATATAATAAGCGTAACGCTTCATCATCTCCTCCTAAAAACCCTATATAAGCTGCTAATACTGCTCCTGCTACGGTTGCCATTCCTCCTATCATTACTAACAAGATTTCAGAACGGTTCATTTTTTCTAAGTATGCCTTAATTAATAAAGGTGCTTCTGTTTGACCTAAGAAAATATTTCCTGCTACTGATAAACTTTCAGCTCCTGATATTTTTAAAAACTTAGATAATAACCAAGCTAAGCCTTTTACTACTTTTTGTATTAGTCCTAAATAAAACAATACTGATGTTAATGCCGAGAAAAATATAATGGTAGGTAGTACTTGAAAAGCAAAGATGAATCCAAAAGAATCCATATCAGCAACTAAACCGCTAAATAAAAACTCACTTCCTGCTCTTGTAAAGTCTAACACACTTACAAACAAGCCTCCAACTAGCTCAAATGTTTTTTGAACAAAAGGAACTTTTAAAACCCCAATTGCTATTAATAACTGAAAAGCCAACCCTAATCCTACTGTTTTCCAATCAATACCTCTTCGGTTTGCACTAAATAAAAAAGCAATAATTAGTAATGTTATCATCCCTAGAGCTCCTCTCCACAAACTTTGCATCGAAAAACCTTGACTTGGAATTATCTTTTTTGTTTTACTGACTACTTCTTCAACGTCTTTCCCTAAAACAACTATTGGTTCTGTTGTGAAATTATATAGTATGTTTTTTTCTGAGAGAGTTAAAACTTCATCTGTTAATTCAACCACGTTGTAATAACGAACTGTATCGTTGGGTTGCTTGTAGTTAAAAATTAATAAGTTGTTTTGATGAATATAGTTTCCTGAAGCTTGTAAACTATCTTTTTCTACTAAAGAGTATGTAAAGTTTCCTTCTGATAAAGTAAAAATATCTGTAGGATCTATAGAAACAATTGAATCTCCTTCTGTTGTTGTAATTGATGAGAAATTCCACTTTTTTTCAATGCTTTGGCTAAAAGTTATCATCGTAACGCAAAGCATTATGAAAGTAAATAGTTTCTTCATTTTTAATATTTTAAATTAAGAACGTTTGCTGATTTCATCACGAATTCTAGCTGCCAACTCATAATTTTCATTGGCTACAGCATCGTTAAGTTGTTCGTGTAATTCTTTAAGTGACAAGTGTGAGTAATTATCCTTTCCTTCTTCTTCTATTGAAAACTCGATTTCATCTTCATCAGATTCTAAATCTTCTTCAATTGTTAATTCTTCATCCATTTTTAGATAAATACCTGCTTTATCTAAAATGTTTTCATATGTAAAAATTGGAGCTTCAAATCGAACTGCCAATGCTATAGCATCTGATGTTCTTGTATCAATAACCTCTTCTATTCCTTCTCTTTCACAAATTAAGCTTGAATAAAATACTCCATCAACTAACTTGTGTATAATTACTTGTTTAACGGTGATAGAGAATCGATCAGAAAACGTTTTAAATAAATCGTGAGTAAGTGGTCTTGGTGGACGGATTTCTTTTTCTAAGGCTATTGCTATTGATTGTGCCTCAAACGCTCCTATGATTATAGGAAGTGTTCTGGTTCCCTCCATTTCACTTAGCACTAAAGCATATGCCCCACTTTGTGTTTGGCTATACGAAATCCCTTTTATAGTTAGTTTAATTAAACTCATGTACAATCAATCATCATAAAATACAAAAAAACTGTCTAAATTTAGGCCTTTTGCTTAAAATTTTAGACAGCCTTCTAAAGTGGGCACAATTTACTAAAAATTATGAGTTGAACTCTAATTTCTAGAAAAAGAAAAAATTACCACTATTTTATGCTTGTTTAAAAGCTTTTAATTTTTCTACTAACTGAGGTACAACTTCAAAAGCATCACCAACAATACCATAATCGGCAGCTTTAAAGAAAGGTGCTTCTGGATCTGTGTTAACAACGACTTTTACCTTAGATGCGTTAATTCCTGCTAAATGCTGAATTGCACCTGAAATACCTATAGCTATGTATAAGTTTGAAGCTACAGGCTTACCAGTTTGACCAACGTGTTCGCTATGAGGACGCCATCCTAAATCAGATACAGGCTTAGAACATGCAGTTGCAGCACCTAAAACATCAGCTAACTCTTCAACCATTCCCCAGTTTTCAGGTCCTTTTAAACCTCTACCTGCAGAAACAACAATATCAGCATCAGCAATAGTAACTTTACCAGTTGCTCTATTAATATTTTCAGATTTCACTCCTAATTCAGGTAATGTAGCATCAAAACTCTCAGTAGAACCACTTACCGGATTTTCATGTGCTCCATATGAGTTTTTAGCAACACCCACTACTTTGTTATCAGTTGAAATTTCAGTATTGTTGAAGCCTTTATTTGAGAATGCTTTTCTCTTAACAACAAAAGGACTAGTGCTACTTGGTAATGCTACCGCATTTGAAGCATATCCAGCTTCTAAAGCTACAGCTACTAACGGTCCTACAGTTAATCCATCAACACTAGAATCGATAATTACCGTGTTAGCTCCTTTTGCTTCTGCTACTTGTTTAATAATTGAAGCATATGCTTTAGCATTGAATGAAGATAAGTCATTCTTTACCTCTACTACTTTCTCTGCTCCGTAAGTATATAATTCAGAAGCATCACCTCCATTAATAGTTAACACTACTAAGTCGCTTCCTAATTGTTCTGCTACTTTTTTTCCGTATGAAACAACTTCAAAAGCTGTTTTTTTGAATTTTCCTTCCGATGAATCGGCAAAAACTAATACAGACATATTTATTTATTTTTTAGTCGTTAGTGGTCAGTTTTTAATCATTAACTAAGCACTAACAAGTATTTTTATTCTTTCTTTTAAACTCTATTAAAACAGTTCAACTGATTAAATTACTTTTGCTTCGTTATGTAATAAATCAATTAAATCATCAACATTATCAACTAACTTAACAGCTCCTTTTGGTGCTGGTTTTTCAAAGTTTTGAGTTGCTGTTGCTGCTGTTGCTCCAGTTGGTTCTACCACGTTTAATGGTTTTTTACGTGCCATCATAATACCTCTCATATTAGGAATGCGTAAATCTTTTTCTTCTACAATTCCTTTTTGACCTGCTATCACCATTGGTAAAGTAGAGGATACTTTTTCTTCACCTCCATCAATCTCTCTATTCAAAGTAACATTTGTTCCGTCTACCTCTACACCAACACATCCATTAACAAAGTTAAAATCTAACAAAGAAGCTAACATTCCAGGAACCATTTGTCCGTTATAGTCTGCTGATTCTTTTCCTGCTAATACTAAATCATATCCTCCATTTTTAACAACTTCAGCTAATTCTTTAGCTACCATAAAACCGTCAGTTGGTTCAGCGTTTACACGAATTGCATCATCTGCTCCAATTGCTAACGCTTTACGTAAAGTAGGCTCTGTAGAAGCTCCTCCAACATTCACTACAGTTACACTCGCTCCTTGCTTTTCTTTAAACCACATGGCACGAGTTAAGCTAAACTCGTCGTATGGATTAATAACATATTGAACCCCGTTAGTATCAAACTTTGTATCGTTATCAGTAAAGTTGATTTTTGAAGTAGTATCAGGTACATGACTGATACAAACTAATATTTTCATATATATCGTTGTTTTAAAGAAACTTAATTTTATGCCACGAAGTTAAGGATTTTTTTTAATTTATTATGCACGCATAATAAATTTTTTCCTTAACATTAATCAGTCTCAAAATTAAGGTATTATTATTACATAATCATTTGTTGTTTTTAAAACTACAATATTACCCCTATTTTTATTATTTTTGCACTCTTGATAAACAACTACTTATAAAACGTATGAAAACAGTACAATTTAGAGAAGCCGTTTGCGAAGCAATGAGCGAAGAAATGCGTAGAGATGAAAGCATTTATTTAATCGGTGAAGAAGTTGCTGAGTATAACGGAGCATATAAAGCCAGTAAAGGAATGCTAGACGAGTTTGGTGACAAACGTGTTATTGATGCTCCTATTGCCGAACTAGGCTTTGGTGGTATTGCTGTAGGATCAGCAATGAATGGTAACCGCCCTATTGTTGAGTATATGACTTTTAATTTCTCTTTAGTAGGAATTGACCAAATTATTAACAATGCTGCAAAAATCCGTCAAATGAGTGGTGGACAATTCAACTGCCCTATTGTTTTTCGTGGACCAACAGCTTCTGCAGGTCAATTAGCAGCAACCCACTCACAAGCTTTTGAAAGTTGGTATGCAAACTGCCCAGGATTAAAAGTAATTGTTCCTTCTAATCCATACGATGCTAAAGGTTTATTAAAAGCTGCTATTCGAGATGATGATCCAGTTATTTTTATGGAGTCTGAACAAATGTATGGTGATAAAATGGAAATTCCTGAAGGAGAATATATCATCCCTATTGGAGTTGCTGATATTAAAAGAGAAGGTACCGATGTTACGGTAGTTTCTTTTGGTAAAATTATTAAAGAAGCATACAAAGCTGCTGACGAATTGGCTAAAGAAGGTATTTCTATTGAAATTATTGATTTACGCACAGTTCGTCCGATGGATCATAAAGCTATTTTAGAATCTGTTAAGAAGACAAATAGATTAGTTATTTTAGAAGAAGCTTGGCCATTTGGTAGTGTTTCATCAGAAATTACTTTTAGGGTACAAGACGAAGCATTTGATTATTTAGATGCTCCTATTAAAAGAATTACAACTGCCGACGCTCCTGCACCTTATTCTCCAGTATTATTGGAAGAATGGTTACCTAATGCGAATGATGTTATTTCAGCAGTAAAAGAAGTGATGTACCGCAAGTAATTGAAGAAAAAAGAAATTGAAAAAATAAATTAAAATCCTTTTGACTCAGGTCAAAAGGATTTTGTAGTAAAAAAAATAATGAAACATCTTCTTACCTTATTACTGCTACTAACTACCAGTATTTTAAGTGCACAATTAACTATACAAGGTAAAGTGGTTGACGAATTTGACACTCCTATGCCTTTCGTTAATGTAATTCTAAAAAACACCACTTATGGAACCACAACAGACGATAATGGAAAGTTTTTCCTAAAAACCAACAAATATAGGGGCACACTAGAAATTTCCTTTGTAGGTTTTCAAACTCACACTATTAAAGTGAGTCAAAAAACAAAGTTTTTGAATATTGTTTTAAAAGAAGAAAGTAATGAACTTGAAGAAGTTGTTATCGTTACCAAACCTAAAAAAAGGTTAAAGAAAAAAGAAAATCCTGCTTATAGAATTTTAAAAGAAATTTGGAAACGTAAAAGAAAAAATGGACTTGACTTAGTTGATCATTATCAATATAAAAAAAACACATCCATAGAAATAGGTCTTAATAATTTAGACACTCTTTTCTTAAAAAAGATATTTAAGAAAGAATACAAACAAGCACTTCAAGAAATAAAGTATGATAGCGACGGAATAAACTATTATATCCCTATTTATTTAAATGAACAAGTTGCCAATGTCTATGGAGACAACAAAAATAATAATATCAGAGAAGACATAGAGGCTGAGAAATCAGAAGGACTTAGCGCTCAGGGTTTTATTTTTGACCGAATGGCCAACACCTTTCAAAATATTGATGTTTTTAAAAACAACATTACATTACTTCAAAAGCCTTTTATCAGTCCTTTATCTACTGATGGTTTTTCTACATATGACTATGTTCTTTACGATAGTGTCGTAAACAACAATAAAAAGCTTTACAATATTTATTTCTTTCCAAGGCGCGATGGAGATTTGGCCTTTCAAGGTAATTTTTGGGTAGCTGACAAAAATTTTTCTATCAAAAAATTAAAAATGAAAGTTCATAAAAGTATTAATTTAAACTTTGTAAGAGGACTTAGCTTTGAAAAAGAGTTTGAGGTACGAAACGACAGTATTTACATCCCTACCAAAAATGCTTATGAAGGTGATTTTACATTCATCGATAAAAACGAAAGCAATAAAGGATTAACAATTAAAAAAGATATTACTTTTAAGAATTATGTCTTAAACAAAGCTCTTCCTAAAAACTTCTATGAACAAACTATTGAGAAAATTAGACCTGATCAATATGAAAAAGAAGATTCTTACTGGAAGAATATTCAAACCGATGAAAGTAAAAAAACACACAAACTAATTGAAAGTGTTAAAGAAAAAAAACAAATAAAAAATTTAACAGGATTAATAAACACGGTAGCCAGTGGTTATATAAACACCAAACTAGGTGTTCAAATTGGACCTTTGTGGACTGCTTTTGCCAGTAACCAAGTAGAAGGCTTTAGAACTAAAGTTGGATTCAGAACCTTTGTAACCAAAGACGATCGTTTTCGTTTAGGTGGGCATATTGCTTACGGCTTTAAAGACGAACGAGTAAAATATGGTGCAGAAGCACGTTATCTTTTATCTTACAAACCTAGAATTGCCGTTGGAGTTGCATACCAAAACGATATTGAGCAACTCGGTAGTACTCTTTTAAACACAACACAACTTTTA
Encoded proteins:
- a CDS encoding electron transfer flavoprotein subunit beta/FixA family protein; this encodes MKILVCISHVPDTTSKINFTDNDTKFDTNGVQYVINPYDEFSLTRAMWFKEKQGASVTVVNVGGASTEPTLRKALAIGADDAIRVNAEPTDGFMVAKELAEVVKNGGYDLVLAGKESADYNGQMVPGMLASLLDFNFVNGCVGVEVDGTNVTLNREIDGGEEKVSSTLPMVIAGQKGIVEEKDLRIPNMRGIMMARKKPLNVVEPTGATAATATQNFEKPAPKGAVKLVDNVDDLIDLLHNEAKVI
- a CDS encoding bifunctional nuclease family protein → MSLIKLTIKGISYSQTQSGAYALVLSEMEGTRTLPIIIGAFEAQSIAIALEKEIRPPRPLTHDLFKTFSDRFSITVKQVIIHKLVDGVFYSSLICEREGIEEVIDTRTSDAIALAVRFEAPIFTYENILDKAGIYLKMDEELTIEEDLESDEDEIEFSIEEEGKDNYSHLSLKELHEQLNDAVANENYELAARIRDEISKRS
- a CDS encoding NupC/NupG family nucleoside CNT transporter — protein: MKKLFTFIMLCVTMITFSQSIEKKWNFSSITTTEGDSIVSIDPTDIFTLSEGNFTYSLVEKDSLQASGNYIHQNNLLIFNYKQPNDTVRYYNVVELTDEVLTLSEKNILYNFTTEPIVVLGKDVEEVVSKTKKIIPSQGFSMQSLWRGALGMITLLIIAFLFSANRRGIDWKTVGLGLAFQLLIAIGVLKVPFVQKTFELVGGLFVSVLDFTRAGSEFLFSGLVADMDSFGFIFAFQVLPTIIFFSALTSVLFYLGLIQKVVKGLAWLLSKFLKISGAESLSVAGNIFLGQTEAPLLIKAYLEKMNRSEILLVMIGGMATVAGAVLAAYIGFLGGDDEALRLLYAKHLLAASVMAAPGAIIISKILYPQTEEVNTDVQVSSEKIGSNILDAIANGTTEGLQLAMNVAAMLLVFIAFIAMINGILGSIGGFDGIEYFDWKFTSLNKLIEGTTPYEALSLEFILGYAFAPLMWLIGVAKEDMALMGQLLGIKLAASEFVGYIQLADLKNAASATHLTYNKSVIMATYMLCGFANFASIGIQIGGIGSLAPGQRKNLSEFGMKALVGGTIASLMSATIAGMIIG
- a CDS encoding DUF5686 family protein, coding for MKHLLTLLLLLTTSILSAQLTIQGKVVDEFDTPMPFVNVILKNTTYGTTTDDNGKFFLKTNKYRGTLEISFVGFQTHTIKVSQKTKFLNIVLKEESNELEEVVIVTKPKKRLKKKENPAYRILKEIWKRKRKNGLDLVDHYQYKKNTSIEIGLNNLDTLFLKKIFKKEYKQALQEIKYDSDGINYYIPIYLNEQVANVYGDNKNNNIREDIEAEKSEGLSAQGFIFDRMANTFQNIDVFKNNITLLQKPFISPLSTDGFSTYDYVLYDSVVNNNKKLYNIYFFPRRDGDLAFQGNFWVADKNFSIKKLKMKVHKSINLNFVRGLSFEKEFEVRNDSIYIPTKNAYEGDFTFIDKNESNKGLTIKKDITFKNYVLNKALPKNFYEQTIEKIRPDQYEKEDSYWKNIQTDESKKTHKLIESVKEKKQIKNLTGLINTVASGYINTKLGVQIGPLWTAFASNQVEGFRTKVGFRTFVTKDDRFRLGGHIAYGFKDERVKYGAEARYLLSYKPRIAVGVAYQNDIEQLGSTLLNTTQLLGRSFGTTALFSRGDNFFLSDVEKIAANFDYQIQQNLHVGFNFSHSKIKSASEKDFSMNYRDENGNIQSQVTDVASDIYVSFTPGRFVYGLGVERRFGRNVFPTFVLNYRRGYKGPFNGTHSYDKIQFKYSQPILLSKFGTLDASFEAGKTFGTVPVALLSPIPANQTFSLVKDTFALLNYYDFVADEYLAGHFEHHFNGYILNRIPLLKKLKLRSLVSFRAAYGNISQQNRAINDGLVNSSGAHNVNYNAPNKLYYEYSVGLENIGYGNLRFLRIDAIWRSNYTPPAGSIVAPTPKFAIRIGIKPGL
- a CDS encoding electron transfer flavoprotein subunit alpha/FixB family protein, encoding MSVLVFADSSEGKFKKTAFEVVSYGKKVAEQLGSDLVVLTINGGDASELYTYGAEKVVEVKNDLSSFNAKAYASIIKQVAEAKGANTVIIDSSVDGLTVGPLVAVALEAGYASNAVALPSSTSPFVVKRKAFSNKGFNNTEISTDNKVVGVAKNSYGAHENPVSGSTESFDATLPELGVKSENINRATGKVTIADADIVVSAGRGLKGPENWGMVEELADVLGAATACSKPVSDLGWRPHSEHVGQTGKPVASNLYIAIGISGAIQHLAGINASKVKVVVNTDPEAPFFKAADYGIVGDAFEVVPQLVEKLKAFKQA
- a CDS encoding pyruvate dehydrogenase complex E1 component subunit beta, producing the protein MKTVQFREAVCEAMSEEMRRDESIYLIGEEVAEYNGAYKASKGMLDEFGDKRVIDAPIAELGFGGIAVGSAMNGNRPIVEYMTFNFSLVGIDQIINNAAKIRQMSGGQFNCPIVFRGPTASAGQLAATHSQAFESWYANCPGLKVIVPSNPYDAKGLLKAAIRDDDPVIFMESEQMYGDKMEIPEGEYIIPIGVADIKREGTDVTVVSFGKIIKEAYKAADELAKEGISIEIIDLRTVRPMDHKAILESVKKTNRLVILEEAWPFGSVSSEITFRVQDEAFDYLDAPIKRITTADAPAPYSPVLLEEWLPNANDVISAVKEVMYRK